The genomic region ATCTTCGGTTGTTGTCCCCTTTGATGAGGCAACACGCGGGACAATCGACATGTCCGAGCTGGTCGAAGATCTTGCGAGGTGATGTTTGGAATCTTGTATACAGAGTTAGTTCTTTGGTTTGTGTTACGCAAAACTAAACCACAGCCACCGTTACGATTGCGAAGTGTAATAAGTTAAACCTGTTCATGGAGCAATTATCCTGACATTCGGTCTGGCATGCTGGAGAAATCGCCAAACTTGGCATTTCAAGGTATGCAACATGTACATAATGTGTGCCTGCTGTATAGTTTGACCATGGCCATAATGTGTGTCTAGTGTGAACTGTCCCCATTCTGAACTCTGAAGATATATTCAGCTATGTGACGCGATACTGAATCGAAGTTTACCTGTGGTGAGCGTGGAATGGATCCCCTTGTGTTGGCGCGGCTCGATCCGCTCCCCAGATCCAAACGCGAGCCGGCGACCAGCCGCCGCCGAGCAGAATCGCGGCCGTCGCGACGAACCGGTTCGAATTCACCAGCACCGGCGTTCACCACGGGTCGCCGCGCCGCACGGACCTCTCCCGCCGAGTCCGCGGGACGGAGCCTCGGCGCCGGAAGCCCGCGGCTACGGGAGGAACCGCGTGGCCACCGCCGCTGCTGACGTGGACGCTCGCTGaagcctccctccctccctccatccCTGCCGCAGAGCCCTCCCGTCGAATCCGCGTCTGAGTTCGGAGCCGGAAGCCCGCGCTACTCCTGCCGCACCAATGCGGACGTTCGCTGAAGCCACCCGCCGGGGGCCGCCGCCCGTCCGGCACGTCGGCAGTCGGCACGGCGGCGGGGTGGGGGCCCGTCCGGCGGCTTGGGCAAGGGACTCTCGCCCGCTCGCTCTAGTGAGCGGTGAAAAGGCGTATTCTTGACTTCGAAGCGTACTCTCTTTTACCGTTTTCCATACTGCTTTGTTCAAAAAACAATTGGAAGAAGAAGAACCAACAGATCTTATACAATACCTACCTGCATATGCCCTTCAATGGCACAAAACATTTTTCTTGAATTATTAATTTAATTTTATATTTTATAAACATTTCAAAGATACATGATTAACATTATTTTCAAACATATATATTTCCATGTCTATTTTTGTCATATATATTTTACATTTTCTGTATACATTAGGAGCATTTTTtgttacacatttaacatttttcaatagatattaacttttttcaaatatattttttagtATCTTCTTTATTTCTCACACATTGTATATCTTTTGTATACAATAGGAACATTTTTATATACTTTTAAAAAATTTCAGATACATGATTACCATTTTTTCCTATATATGATGtctatttttttcatacatgtttaaaaaaattaaatgtaCGATTAACATTTTAAAgattttttccaaaaatatgtaATATTATTTTTGAATTATATATGTATTTAGAATATTTCGAAATATAAGAAAGGTAAATGAGAAAGCAAAGAAAATGTGAAAAAATGGAAGGAAGAAACAAAAAATAAACCCATGCGTGCATGTGGTAGCTCACTGGTCCATATGAGACGTCCGCTTTATAGTCGCACGCTGGGGCCGTTGTCGCAAGTGCTTGAGATGAGGCGTGTGTGTGTCTTGCGTCAAGCGAGAATAGCCGCTCCCCTTGTGGTGCACCGATCTCCGTAATGTTTCTTAAACATTAAAATTTTATGTTATTCAGTGAGAATATAAATGCAATAGATATTTATAATGGTGTATCAAAAGTTAGATCCAAACTCAGAATAGCTAATGCAAATCAGGCCTAGAATTCGGCACATTTAtttttgatgaatttgtcatttttgtttctcaTACTATTTTTCACATTTGAATATGAAATTTCATAGCATGATGGATTCTTGTTTTTACTATGGCGTTATTTATTCCCAGAAAATATTCAACACATGCAAATATGGTAATTTTAATTTCCATGCAAAAAGGATAATTTTGATtggtttttttttgagacaataggTTGATTTTGATTGGGTATACTGTTTACGATGGTATCCAGCGTGAAGAAGATAGGAGCACAAAAGCATAAAAATAGAGTTAAAAGAATCGATTCCATTCCATCTTGATGCACCATAATCATTAATTCATAATAATCATAGATTGTTTTTTATTGAGCATCTCTCAATTaaattagcaacaacaacaacaacaacaacaacaacaacaacaacaacaacaaattgATACTCAAAAAAAGAAATAATAACAAATTGCTACTACCTTTCTTTTTCGAGAGTACGCGAAACGTGTACCATATTTTTATCAGTCGTCTCTCTACATACAGCAACCCTATCCCCAAGCCAAGCGCCCGGTAAGCCTGCCCACACCAATAACAATGACCCTCAAATGCCTCCACTGCACAATACATACGGTGCACACACCCATATTTCCTATGCGAAGTCCCAAAGCCGCCATCCGTGCCCGCACCGCGATAGCACCAAACGTTTTTACAATCTACAAAATCATCCCTCGCTCCTGGTCTCCTCATGCTCCTCGATACAAGGAGTGTTGATATGCTCCAGCTGACCAAACTAAAAGTCCCCAGCCTCTGACAATGCAAGCCAACACATTGCGAATCAGAGTGGATGTGAAGGCTCTACAAATTTCTTCTTTTCTAATGAGAAGTTGGAACCAGAGTGTTCTCACCTTGCTGACTTTATATAGCAAATATAGGCTCCAGCACGCCAATCGGCGATGATTCCTTCGCCTGTATGTTACCACCAACGCCAGATCATCTCGCTTCCTGAAAATAAGAAAAAACAAAACGAGGTAAACAAAGGAAAGGGAAAATGCCAGGAAAGAACCAAACCATTGACAGAACCATGGATGACTTGCTATCTTCATGGCCTAAATCTTCCTCCAACAGTCAGCATCAACACTGATGTGCAATTAAATAATAAGGCAACAACTCCAAATAAAGAATTAAGACAAAGGCAACACAAACACACAATCAAGGTCGAAGCCTATGTGCGTGTTAACGTACACTCTGATATAGTAACGTCACTTGTAGTAGTAGTTAACTGGCACTCTTGGAAATTCTCTCCTGAAAGAATATAAGATGGATGCAATTGTAGCGTGCCCATGTAGGGGAGACCAGGACCTTCTCTAACATCTCCCATGAATAACTACATATGATCAGTATTTACTTTTCTGCGGAGACAAACCTGCCACACACTGATATAACCCGGGTTAGCTAATGCTCTGTTTGCATACACGTAGAATGAGTTAACATCCAAACATGCCAGGAGCACCAACAGCCCTGCTAGCTTTCATAGTATGCATCTCCTTTCCAGCGGCTGGAGCCTCTTCCGAGCGCTCCATGTCATTGCCCGGCTGCGCTGACAAGTGCGGCGATGTGCCCATCCCATACCCCTTCGGCATTGGGGGGCACTGCGCCACGACCAGGCTGAACAGCTACTTCAACCTCACCTGCGACGGCACGTTTGATCCACCTCGGCCAATGGTTGGAGATCGCGAGGCAATAGTTGAGGTTGCCAGCATCTCACTAGAGCATGGTGAGATGCGTGTGCTCAGCCCCGTCAACCACATCTGCTTCACGTCAAATAGCACATCCACCAAGTTGGCCGATGGGTATGATCTGCAGCCCACGCCCTTCATCCCGTCACCATCGCGCAACCGCTTCACAGTCATCGGCTGCAACACCCTGGGACTCATCACTGGCTACAAGGACACCGCCAGCCAGTACGTGGCTGGCTGCTACTCCTACTGTGATGGTGTCAACAACACGTCCGACGGCGCGCCATGTGCTGGGATGGGTTGCTGTGAGGCTGCCATCCCAGCCAATCTCACCACCTTCGGGGTCGTGTTTCAGATGAACCAGAGCAAGGTATGGGACTTCAACCCGTGCTTCTACGCCATGGTGGCCGAGGTTGGGTGGTACAATTTCAGGCAGCAGGACCTCGTTGGTAGCCTTGGGTTTATCAATGATCGGGCACAGAGGGGTGCCCCCATCGTCGCTGACTGGGCCATTAAGAATGGCTCTTGCCCGGAGGAGGGGAAGGACGCACCTAGTGACTATGCCTGCATCAGTGCAAACAGCTACTGCAAGGCCGCGAACAATGGTCCAGGGTACCTCTGCCAGTGCTCCAAAGGATATGAGGGCAATCCTTATCTTCTGAATGGCTGTCAAGGTTCAATATTTACTCAGATATAACTTGTGTAGATTTCCAGGGATATCACTCTCAAAACTGATGGAACTCTAAACAATATTCAGTGTTACTTAAACTAAATACACTTCCACGAAAC from Triticum aestivum cultivar Chinese Spring chromosome 4A, IWGSC CS RefSeq v2.1, whole genome shotgun sequence harbors:
- the LOC123082741 gene encoding wall-associated receptor kinase 5-like, whose amino-acid sequence is MPGAPTALLAFIVCISFPAAGASSERSMSLPGCADKCGDVPIPYPFGIGGHCATTRLNSYFNLTCDGTFDPPRPMVGDREAIVEVASISLEHGEMRVLSPVNHICFTSNSTSTKLADGYDLQPTPFIPSPSRNRFTVIGCNTLGLITGYKDTASQYVAGCYSYCDGVNNTSDGAPCAGMGCCEAAIPANLTTFGVVFQMNQSKVWDFNPCFYAMVAEVGWYNFRQQDLVGSLGFINDRAQRGAPIVADWAIKNGSCPEEGKDAPSDYACISANSYCKAANNGPGYLCQCSKGYEGNPYLLNGCQGSIFTQI